CGTCTCGCGCAGCACCCCAACCGCATACGTGAAGGGCACAGCAGGATTGATCTTTTGGAAAAAGGGCGATGCTGTACTGATCGGAAACGTTCCGCCTGAGCTTGAGAACTGCAAGACCAGGAAGATAATCGCGATTCCCTTCCCTATGTTGCCAAAGACAGACACCAGCGTATAGGTGATTGAGATGAACACCGCGCTGATGAGCACAGCGAACACCACGAACCAAACCTTATCAACCACATAGGTGCCAAGCAGGAATAAATCGCCTAACGTCACGATCAGAGCTTGGAAGAATCCAACCGTCAGGAAGATCATCATCCGCCCAAAATACACCTGATACGACTTCAGTGGCGCACCTTCCGGGTTATCCACATCGACTCTCATCAGAGAGACGAGCAGCATAGCGCCGACCCATAGGGAAAGCGTGGTGTAAAAAGGCGACATCGCCGAGCCATAGTTCGGGATGGGAAATCTCTTGTCTTCTTTAATCAGAACAGGATTCGATAAAAAATCGCTCTGCTTCTGAATATCGTTCTGAAGCAGACGCAGAATTTCCTCGATGCTGCCGCCACCCTCGACCTTGCGGATCTGATCAGCCGCTTTGTGCACAGCCGCTTCGAATTCCGGCAGATCGCTGCGCACCAAATTCGCTGCCAAGTGGACCGCGTCCTCGACTTCAGGAAACTTCGTCTCGTACAGATCAGCAACCTTGCGGATTTCATCCTCTGCCGCAGGCAGGTCGTTCCGCACGAAATTGGACGCTTCGTGCAGCTTCTGCTCCACTTTGGGCAAATCATTCTGAATGAACGGCGCTGCTTCGTTAATCCCGTTCGTGAACGCATCGAGCTTCGTTTGAAGCGTTGCAGACGCTTCGTGCACCTTCGCGCGAATGTCTGGCAGTTCCTTCTGCAGCGCATCCAGCTGCGTCTGGGCGAAATGGATTCCACTCTGCGCATCCAGCAAAATCCCCTTGATATTCGGCAGCTGCGTCTTCAACGTTTGCATCACACTGGCCGAATTCTGGGCTACCGATTTGATTTGGGCCAAAGCCTTTTTCATATTCGGCACAATTTCCGAATCATATCTGGCAAGCAAACTTCCGATTGCGCCGCTCGCCTCTTTGGACAAGGCATTCAGGTTATTCACCAAATCCGCGGCCGGCTTCTCACCGCGCTCAATAGCGCTTTGAAGTTTGCTTAATGTCTGAATTTGGTTGTTCATATTCGTCTTGATCGTCGTTAGCCGCGTAATATTATCGCTGAATGGGCTATTCGGCAAATAGGTATTCAAACGTGTATACAAGTCAATCGTTCTGTCGATAACGGCAACACCTGTCGTCAATTGGCCCTTCAAGACAGCCATAACCGCCAACACTTTCTGCGGGTCCGGATTCACTTCTTGCAGCAAGCCCGTGAGCTGTGTAACGGCATCCGCCGTTTGCTGAAGCAGGATCAAATTCATCTTCACCACTGGGATCAGCGCCTCGAATGCAGCATCATTCTTTTGCAGGAAGTCAGCCAACTGCTCAGCAAAAGCTCCACCCTGCGTAGCGATCGCGTCAATTTGCGGCAAGGCGGCTAGCGCGGCATTGACAATCTCATCCGCTTTCCGCGACGTCTCGATTGCTGTATTCAACGCTGATTCGACCTTATCGAAATTCTGATCCAGCTCAGCAATTCGATCCGCAGCCTTCTGGATTTCCGGCAGCTTCTGCTGAATAAGCAATACTTCCTGCGCCACCGACTGAATCTTGGGCCAGCGTTCCTCGATCTTCAGAATGGTATCCGCGGCGCGATTAATATCGGGAATTTTCTGCTCGAGCTCGACAATCTTCTGCCCTTTTTGCTTAATTTCAGGCAGCTTTTGCTCAATTTCCAAGGCCTTGGCTCCCATGGCTTCAACATCCGGCAACCGCTTCTCAAGCTCGAACACCTTCGTTTCCATATTGCGAATCGTCGGCAGTTCTTTTTCAAAATCGATCCCCAGCTCTTTCATCCGAGTAAGAATGGAGCTGCTGACGGTCTTAACGAAGTTCTCGCTGATCTGTTGGGTAACACTGGAGGCCCCTTTGCTTGTAATTTTGGGCGCGACCGCATTAATTTTCTCATTCACCGTGTACAGAATTTCCGGTTTTTCCATGGTGCCGTCTACGATGCTCGTTATTTTTCGGGAAAAATCCGCAGGTATGATTAAGCTGGCATAGTAATCCCCACGTTCAACTCCGCTCAGCGCATCCTCCTCATTCACAAAGGTCCAACCGAGTGTATGATTGTTTTTCAGATTATCCACCACTTCGGTGCCAATGTTTATGGGCTTATTTTCGACCGTTGCCCCCAAATCATTGCTCGTCACGGCAATTTTGATCCCCGATGTATTCGCATAGGGGTCCCACATCGCCTCTAAATTAATCCAGGCATAAACAGAAGGTAAAATGGCTAGTGCAATCATAAGCAACAAGCCTGTGGGCACTTTCCACAAGTTGATAAGATCAGTTCGATAAATACGGAAAATTTGCTTCATTCATGCCCCACCCGGCCCTTCACATTTGGTACTTAATGTCTCCTGACAATCCTTTAACCATACAAAATACTTCCAAAGACTGCAAGCTTAATCTTGCACCTTTGTGGATAACCAAGCCTGTGGATATGTGCACAAGAATCCCGCGATCTTATACACAGTATGAACTGTGGACATGTTGATATTGTGGGTAACTATGTGGATAACTAAAATTAGCTGGGTATAACACAAAAATCGCTGTGGATTTTCATACCTCTTTTTATCCGAACACAACATTGCATTTACATTTATAAAAAGTCATGGTATTCTTATTTCGATAACGCTAGAAATACCTAAACAACACGAAAGGAGTCCTCTACATGGTTGACGTCAGTTTGGAAGCCAAGCAAGCAGTGAAAGTTCATAAAGCTTTGGGCGAGCCTACGCGCTACAAGATTCTCGAAATGCTCATTAAAGAAAGCAATTTATGTCCTGCCGAGCTTGAAAACCGTTTGAATTCGGTGGCTTTATCCACACTGTCTCATCATCTAAAACAATTAACCGATTGCGGCCTGCTGGACTCCGAGAAAAAAGGAACATTCATTCACTTCAGCATAAACTGGGAGACCGTGAAAAAATACGTACCTTATCTGATACAGTAGTTTTTTATGCGCAATATTTCTATGTATCTAGAATTATGGAATTACTGTAGTGGGATGGACTTAACTCGCTTGATTAGTTCGAGTAACCGCGTCTTATATTTCTATGTTTTTAGAAAGATGAAAATAATATTCGAAAAGAGGTACTTGCATGTCAAAAACATGGCAAATCTATGTGTTAGCCCTACTCAGTTTTCTAGTCGGAACATCGGAGTTTATCATTGCCGGAATTCTGGATAAAATCTCGGACACTCTGCACATTTCCTTAGTGGCCGCCGGCCAGCTCATTACTGTCTTTTCACTCGTTTATGCACTCGGAACTCCCGTGATCATGGCCTTCACCTCAGGGTGGAATCGGCGTAAATTACTCCTCTTCGGACTCAGCCTTTTCGTCATAGCGAATGCGCTCGCCTTCGTCATGCCCGGATTCGGCTTATTCATCAGCGCTCGCGTCTTGATGGCGCTCGGCGCTGGCGTTGTCGTCGTTACATCATTAAGCATCGCCGCTGTGATCGCCCCCCAAGGCAAGCAGGCGAGCGCCATCGCAACTGTCATTACAGGTTTCACAGCCGCGCTGATTGTAGGCGTGCCACTCGGCAGAATGCTGGCTGCTGCTTATGACTGGAAAGTCGTTTTTGGCGGAATAGCGGCCCTTGGTTTATTGGCTATAGTCGTGATTTCCCTCACGATTCCCGCCTTCAAAGGCGAAGCTTCCATTCCGCTGCGCAAACAACTAGCTCTATTGAAAAATCCAAAACTAACCCTGGCTTTAGCCGTAAGCTTTTTCTGGCTGGGCGGCTACTCCATCGCTTACACCTATATTTCCCCCTACCTGCTAACCATCACCGGTATGGGTGAGAAAACATTGAGCACCGCCCTTTTCGCCTTCGGTATCGCCAGTCTCGTCGGCTCCAAGCTTGGCGGCTTCAGCACAGACCGCTGGGGCGTCCAGCGCACACTGCGTTCGGGCATGCTTTTGCACATGATTACACTCATTCTCTTAACTCTGGCCGCACACTCGCCAAGCGTCGTTTTCCTGCTGCTGCTTCTATGGTCCTTCTCGGCATGGTCATCAGGTCCTACGCAGCAATATAATTTGGTCGCCCTCGCCCCCGAATCATCAGGCATTATGCTCAGCCTAAACAGCTCCGTGATGCAGTTAGCCATGGCGGGAGGGGCCGGTGTCGGCGGAGTTGTCGTGAGTCAGGTTTCCCTCACATCCGTCACCTGGATTGGCGCGATCGGCGTGGGCATCGCGCTGGCTATCACCATCTTGTCATCCAGGCAATCCACTGCTGCGGATGATAAGAAAGCTGAAGCTTTGCAGCACGCTTAATAGAGGAGGATAGAGGAGGATAATCCGGCTGCTTAGCCTTGGATTATCCTTTTTTAATTAAAATAGGGACAGCCTCTACGTGCTAGCGAGGAAGTCGAGATGCGCTACTGGCGAGGGAGTTAGATTCGAGGGTTGGGAGAACGCAGAGAGTAGCCGCAAGGGAAAAGTAGCTGATTAGTTGGACGGGGCGGCAGTCGTCAGTCGGCAGTCGGCAAATCGGTCGATGTGCGCGCCCTCGCGGAACTACGTTCCGCTATATGTGACAAATTGGCCGATGCACGTACCCGAGGGGAACTACGTTCCGCTATTTCGCCTCAATTCACCCATTTCGGGAGCAAAACTGCGAAATAGAGGAACAGAGTTCCGTTGGGAGGCCATTTAGCATGGTTTTTGCCAAAATAGCGGAACGACGTTCCCTCCGAAAGCAGAAGCTACTGGTGGTGGAGTTGGACTACTGGTGGTGGAGTTAGACTGGAGGGTTGGGAGAACATGGAGAGTAGCTGCAAGGGAAAGTAGCTGACTGGTTGGACGGGGCGGCAGCCGTCAGTCGGCAAATCGGTCGATGTGCGCACCCTCGCGGAACTACGTTCCGCTATATGTGACAAATTGGCCGATGCACGTACCCGAGGGGAACTACGTTCCGCTATTTCGCCTCAATTCACCCATTTCGGGAGCAAAACTGCGAAATAGAGGAACAGAGTTCCGTTGGGAGGCCATTTAGCCTGGTTTTTTCCAAAATAGCGGAACGACGTTCCCTCCGAAAGCAGAAGCTACTGGTGGTGGAGTTGGACTGGAGGGTTGGGAGAACATGGAGAGTAGCTGCAAGGGAAAGTAGCTAACTGGTTGGACGGGGCGGCAGCCGTCAGTCGGCAAATCGGTCAATGTGCGCACCCTCGCGGAACTACGTTCCGCTATATGTGACAAATTGGCCGATGCACGTACCCGAGGGGAACTACGTTCCGCTATTTCGCCTCAATTCACCCGTTTCGGGAGCAAAACTGCGAAATAGAGGAACAGAGTTCCGCTAGGAGGCCATTTAGCCTGGTTTTTGCCAAAATAGCGGAACGACGTTCCCTCCGAAAGCAGAAGCTACTGGTGGTGGAGTTGGACTGGAGGGTTGGGAGAACATGGAGAGTAGCTGCAAAGGAAAGTAGCTGGATGGTTGGACGGGGCGGCAGCCGTCAGTCGTCAAATCGGTCAATGTGCACACCCTCGCGGAACTACGTTCCGCTATATGTGACAAATTGGCCGATGCACGTACCCGAGGGGAACTACGTTCCGCTATTTCGCCTCAATTCACCCATTTCGGGAGCAAAACTGCGAAATAGAGGAACAGAGTTCCGCTAGGAGGCCATTTAGCCTGGTTTTTGCCAAAATAGCGGAACGACGTTCCCTCCGAAAGCAGAAGCTACTGGCGGTGGAGTTGGGAGAACGCGGAGAGTAGCTGCAAGGGAAAGTAACTAGAATGTTCGATAATGCGACGGCTCAGCTAAAAATCGAGGAATGAGGAGGTGCTATTTGTGCCATCAGCTTATTCGGGTTTGAGCGAAGCGTAGAAGCGCCATATTGCGGGAAACCACTCCGCAAAAAGCGAAATAGAGGATCGACGCCCCCCACCTCTCGGTGGCAGGAGCAACGATCCTCTACTTCTAGGCGGGCCCGAGTACCCGCCTTATAAAGGCACCACTTGGCGCCAGCCGCCAAGGGAAGTAACATCTTCCGCGCCTGCGGCCGCGTAAGCTTCACAAACGAAACCCGGGACCTCCGTGCCGTCCCGGAGCTCAACCTTGCCGATCCCCAGCGGAGCCGGGATCGCCGCCGCGAAGCCGCCGAACGCCTCCAGCGGCATCTCCCAAATCTCCAGCCGGATGGCGGAGCCGCCCTGCTGCTGCTTGATCAACCCCGGCTTCGCCGGTGTGGTTGGCAGTTTCACGAGGCTGTAAGCCGCCGCAGTTTCATCCTCACGGATGAAACGCGCCCCACAGCCAAGCATCTGCTTCTCCAGCGGATAGCCGCGCATGTGCAACCCACAGACCGCAACCAGCGTCGTGGCCCGCTCAGAAGCTGCACTTTCTCTCGCAGCCCCGCTCGCCGTCTCACTCACAACCTCACTCGCCACAAAACCCACCAAACCGCCCACGAACTGCTCCGCCGCGCCGCAGATCATCTCCTCCTCTTCGGCAAGCCCGAAGAAGGTAATCCCAAAAGGCGTCCGCCCCTCCGCATCCCCCGCCGGAACCGCAACCGCACACAAATCCAGCAAGTTGCAATGATTGGTGTAGCGTCCCATATCCCGATTCGTGCTGATCGGATCAGTGAGCACTTGCTCGCGCGACCACGTACCGCCGCAGGTCGGCATGACGAGCACCGCACCCTTGAGCAGCTTACGCGCTTCGAGCTTGAACTGCTGAAGCTTATGCATCGCTGTGAAGACAGACGCAGCATCATACTCGACCGCAGCGCCCGAGCGGAGAATCTGCTCCGTCACCGGATACGCAATCCCCGGATGAGTCTCGATAAAACTGCCCAACGCTGCCCAACGTTCAGCCACCCAAGGCCCTTCATATAGAATCGCCGCCGCTTGGGCGAATAACGTAACATCTACATATTCAATGGAGAGATCAGGGTTCATCTTCTTCAGAGCAGCAACCGCAGCCTCCCAAGCAGCCTGATATTCGGCTGCAAAAGGGCCATAAAAATCCAGCGCCCCTTCCGGAAGCAGCACTTTGCCTGGAAGGGAAGATGCCCCTCTTGTCACATTACGAGACCAAGGGTCTTCCGCATGAACCCCGCGCGCCACCTGATCCACAGCCAGCGCATCTTCCAAACTATGCGCGAATACGGTGACACAGTCCAGACTTGCGCAAGCCGGAACCACCCCTTTGGTTGGCCAAGCGCCGAGACTCGGCTTGTAGCCAACCAAGCGGTTCAACGCCGCAGGCACACGCCCCGAGCCTGCGGTATCCGTGCCTAGCGAGAAGACCGCTTGCCCGCGGGCCACCGAAACAGCGGAGCCGGAGCTCGAGCCGCCGCTGATCAGTTCTGGACGCAGCGCGTTATGTGTATCGCCGTAAGGACTTCTCGCACCGACAAGCCCTGTCGCGAATTGATCCAGGTTCGTCTTGCCGACCGGAATAGCTCCTGCGGCAATCAACCTTTCCACAACGCCTGCATGTTCCGATGGCATATACGCATACTCCGCGCAGCCAGCCGTCGTCGGCACCCCTGCCAGATCAATGTTATCTTTGATCGCAAAAGGAATTCCCCAAAGCGGGGCATCCGCCATCGCGATTTTATCCAATCCGTCTAAGTAAGGCTGCATTAGCTCCAGCGAAGGCGGAGTAATCCAGATATGCATCGCTGCGTCCTCTAAGGACCGCTGAACGATAGTCGCTGCGATATCCTGCGGTGTTAACTCCCGCTTTGCATACTTGTCCCGCAACCAGGATAGCGTCAACTCGCTTGGAATTTCAATTTCACCTTTTTCAATCTCGTTCATACCTATCGCCCCCTCATCTATGCAGTTTGAGCAATCCCTAGAATTAGCTGCCCCGCGTGGACTTGATCCCCCGGCTTCACCTGAATCATCGACACAATACCATCACACGGCGCATGCTGCGGGAACTCCATTTTCATACTCTCCAAGATAGCTAATTGATCGCCTTTCTTCACTTGCTCGCCCGGCGACACGAGGACTTTCCACACACTGCCTGGCATGATGCCGCGCACCGCAATCGTCCCTGCTGGCAATTCATCCTCCGGCGATTCGTTCACTACTTCCTGCTCTGACACGTATTCAGCTAGTCCCTTGGCCTTCCAGCTCTCTCGCTCTTCTTTGAACGCTTTTTGCTGTTGGGTACGGAATGTAGCAGCATCTCCCTCAATCTCGCTGAGGAACTGCAAATACTCGCCTAAATCAAAGGTCGTCTCCTGAATATCCGCTTCATACCGCCCTCTTGGGAAGTCCTCCCGCAATTGCAGCAGTTCTTCCGCACTGACCTCATAGAACTGAATTTGATCAAAAAATCTCAATAACCAAGGTTTGCCTGCCTTAAAACTCTCCGTTGAACGCAGACGATTCCACATTTGAATGGTACGTCCTACGAACTGATATCCGCCTGGACCTTCCATCCCGTACACACACATGTAGGCCCCGCCGATTCCAACGGCATTCTCCGGTGTCCAAGTGCGCGCTGGATTATACTTGGTCGTGACCAAACGGTGGCGCGGATCAACCGGCGTAGCGACCGGAGCCCCGAGATACACATCCCCCAAACCAAGTACCAGGTAGTTGGCATCAAACACAATCTTCTTCACATCATTTATCGTTTCTAAGCCGTTAATACGCTGAATGAATTCTAAATTACTAGGACACCAAGGTGCATCAGGCCGCACTCCTTGTTGGTAGCGTTCAATCGCGAGCTGTGTTGCCGGATCATCCCAGGACAGCGGCAAGCGCACAATCCGCGAAGGCACGCGGAACTCTTCTAACGGAGGCAGCGCTGCATCAATAGCAACAATTCTCTCACAAGCTTCACTTACGGTAATTCTAGAAGGGTCAATATGAATTTGCAGAGAGCGAATCCCCGGTGTCAGATCCAAGACCGGGATCGAACCACTCGCCACAATCGCTTGCAGTAAAGCCTGAACTTGGAAACGCAGCAGCAAATCGAGCTCCAACTCGCCATATTCAACAAGCAGGTTCTGATCCCCGCAACAGCGGATTGTGATCGGGAATCTGCGATTATCTGCCTCGTGGAAAAGACGCGGGTACTCCGGCGTGATTTCTACATGAACAGCAGGCAGCTCCACTTGCTCCAAACATGCCAAATCCCCTTCGCCAATCGCTTGCAAGTTACGTTCCTGCCTATCTCGCAGCGCTTCCGCTTCGGAAAGTGTCAGCAGATGAAACCGAATGGCATCACCAGGATGCAGCTGACCCAGCTTCCAGAACTCCGCCGACGCCGTCGTTACCGGACAGACGAACCCTCCCAAACTCGGTCCGTCAGGACCCAGCAAAATCGGCATATCGCCGGTCAAATCCAGCGTTCCGATGGCATAAGCATTATCGTGAATATTCGAAGGGTGAAGCCCTGCCTCTCCCCCATCCTCACGCGCCCACAATGGAGCAGGCCCTTTCAAGCGAACCCCCGTCCGTGAGGAGTTGAAATGAACTTCCCAACTCGTTTCCGTTAATTGATCCAAATATTTGGCATCCAGAAATTCACCCGTACAATGCGGCCCGGGAATAACGCCAATCGTCCACTCGCGTGTCATCGCCGGTCGATGAGACACAGCAAGTTCCACTTCTTCTTGCACAGGACTTCCGCCTCTGTTCACGCCCAGCACATCACCCGGCCGCAAGGCACGACCGCCGTGCCCACCAAAACCACCCAGCGTAAATGTGGCCGAGCTGCCGAGAATTCGCGGCATATCCAAGCCCCCGCTGATGAGCAGATACGCGCGCATGCCTGCTTTGGCTTCGCCAAAGCTCAGGATTTGCCCGCGTGCTGCGAACACTGGCTTATATGTTGCGATGGCTGAGCCATCCAACTCCGCCTGCATATCCGCGCCAGTGACACAGAACCACATGTCGCTGCGGAACTTGTAGGCGCCTCCGCACAGCGTCATTTCCAAACCGGCGGCATCGTCAGCGTTGCCGAGCAGCTTGTTGCCGATCCGGAACGAGAACGGATCCATCGGGCCGCAAGGCGGCACACCCACATCCCAGTGGCCGATTCGACCCGGGAAATCCTGCACAGTGGTTTGGATGCCGCCGTCCACAACTTCCAGAGCCCGTTCAGTCGGCTCGAATGTATGCAACAACTGCGTGTAGACATTGCCGTCTACGCAATCCTTCTCTTGCAAGAGAGCCTGCAAATATTGCAGGTTCGTCGTTAGACCATACATGCGCGTTTCACTTAACGCATCAATCAGTTTCCCGATCGCGTCCTCACGGTCAGCGCCATGGACAATGATTTTGGCCAGCATCGGATCGTATAGCGTTGTTACCGTCAGCCCATCCCGCACCCAAGTTTCGTTGCGCGATCGGCTCGAAAACACCGCACGGTCCAACTGCCCGGCGCTCGGTCGAAACTGCTGAAGGCAGTCCTCCGCATAGATCCGTGCCTGAATGCTGTGGCCTTGCGGTTTGCGAATCAAAGACTGAATGTCACGCAGTTCATCCGCCGCTTCGCGCACCATCCACTCAACAAGATCAACACCCAGCACTTCCTCCGTTACACCATGCTCAACTTGAAGTCTGGTATTCACTTCCAGGAAATAAAACTCGCACGTTTCCGGATCATACAGGTATTCAATTGTCCCGGCACTGCGATAGCCCACTTCAGCAGCTAGCCGCTTCGCAGAGGCGAACATGGCTTCGCGTACTTCGTCAGACAAGTTTGGAGCCGGACTTTCTTCAATAACCTTTTGATTGCGGCGTTGGATGGAGCAATCCCGTTCTCCCAGAGTAACAACTTCACCGAAGTTATTGCCGAATATTTGCACCTCGACATGACGCGCTCTGGCGATATA
Above is a genomic segment from Paenibacillus sp. HWE-109 containing:
- a CDS encoding YhgE/Pip domain-containing protein → MKQIFRIYRTDLINLWKVPTGLLLMIALAILPSVYAWINLEAMWDPYANTSGIKIAVTSNDLGATVENKPINIGTEVVDNLKNNHTLGWTFVNEEDALSGVERGDYYASLIIPADFSRKITSIVDGTMEKPEILYTVNEKINAVAPKITSKGASSVTQQISENFVKTVSSSILTRMKELGIDFEKELPTIRNMETKVFELEKRLPDVEAMGAKALEIEQKLPEIKQKGQKIVELEQKIPDINRAADTILKIEERWPKIQSVAQEVLLIQQKLPEIQKAADRIAELDQNFDKVESALNTAIETSRKADEIVNAALAALPQIDAIATQGGAFAEQLADFLQKNDAAFEALIPVVKMNLILLQQTADAVTQLTGLLQEVNPDPQKVLAVMAVLKGQLTTGVAVIDRTIDLYTRLNTYLPNSPFSDNITRLTTIKTNMNNQIQTLSKLQSAIERGEKPAADLVNNLNALSKEASGAIGSLLARYDSEIVPNMKKALAQIKSVAQNSASVMQTLKTQLPNIKGILLDAQSGIHFAQTQLDALQKELPDIRAKVHEASATLQTKLDAFTNGINEAAPFIQNDLPKVEQKLHEASNFVRNDLPAAEDEIRKVADLYETKFPEVEDAVHLAANLVRSDLPEFEAAVHKAADQIRKVEGGGSIEEILRLLQNDIQKQSDFLSNPVLIKEDKRFPIPNYGSAMSPFYTTLSLWVGAMLLVSLMRVDVDNPEGAPLKSYQVYFGRMMIFLTVGFFQALIVTLGDLFLLGTYVVDKVWFVVFAVLISAVFISITYTLVSVFGNIGKGIAIIFLVLQFSSSGGTFPISTASPFFQKINPAVPFTYAVGVLRETVGGMQWSVVLKDVLFLFMFIGICYVVALALKKPLSGYTARVAEKAKKTKLIS
- a CDS encoding ArsR/SmtB family transcription factor, translated to MVDVSLEAKQAVKVHKALGEPTRYKILEMLIKESNLCPAELENRLNSVALSTLSHHLKQLTDCGLLDSEKKGTFIHFSINWETVKKYVPYLIQ
- a CDS encoding MFS transporter; protein product: MSKTWQIYVLALLSFLVGTSEFIIAGILDKISDTLHISLVAAGQLITVFSLVYALGTPVIMAFTSGWNRRKLLLFGLSLFVIANALAFVMPGFGLFISARVLMALGAGVVVVTSLSIAAVIAPQGKQASAIATVITGFTAALIVGVPLGRMLAAAYDWKVVFGGIAALGLLAIVVISLTIPAFKGEASIPLRKQLALLKNPKLTLALAVSFFWLGGYSIAYTYISPYLLTITGMGEKTLSTALFAFGIASLVGSKLGGFSTDRWGVQRTLRSGMLLHMITLILLTLAAHSPSVVFLLLLLWSFSAWSSGPTQQYNLVALAPESSGIMLSLNSSVMQLAMAGGAGVGGVVVSQVSLTSVTWIGAIGVGIALAITILSSRQSTAADDKKAEALQHA
- the atzF gene encoding allophanate hydrolase, translated to MNEIEKGEIEIPSELTLSWLRDKYAKRELTPQDIAATIVQRSLEDAAMHIWITPPSLELMQPYLDGLDKIAMADAPLWGIPFAIKDNIDLAGVPTTAGCAEYAYMPSEHAGVVERLIAAGAIPVGKTNLDQFATGLVGARSPYGDTHNALRPELISGGSSSGSAVSVARGQAVFSLGTDTAGSGRVPAALNRLVGYKPSLGAWPTKGVVPACASLDCVTVFAHSLEDALAVDQVARGVHAEDPWSRNVTRGASSLPGKVLLPEGALDFYGPFAAEYQAAWEAAVAALKKMNPDLSIEYVDVTLFAQAAAILYEGPWVAERWAALGSFIETHPGIAYPVTEQILRSGAAVEYDAASVFTAMHKLQQFKLEARKLLKGAVLVMPTCGGTWSREQVLTDPISTNRDMGRYTNHCNLLDLCAVAVPAGDAEGRTPFGITFFGLAEEEEMICGAAEQFVGGLVGFVASEVVSETASGAARESAASERATTLVAVCGLHMRGYPLEKQMLGCGARFIREDETAAAYSLVKLPTTPAKPGLIKQQQGGSAIRLEIWEMPLEAFGGFAAAIPAPLGIGKVELRDGTEVPGFVCEAYAAAGAEDVTSLGGWRQVVPL
- the uca gene encoding urea carboxylase, yielding MFTKVLIANRGAIAVRIERTLRKLGVASVAVYTGADQDSLHVDGADEAVLIGDGPAKESYLNTELIMRTALETGAQAIHPGYGFLSENAEFARACRDNGIVFIGPTPEQMEMFGLKHSAREIAERAGVPMLPGTPLITELEEALFEASRIGYPVILKSTAGGGGIGMRVCADEASLRAAYDGVRHLAETNFKNGGMFLEKYIARARHVEVQIFGNNFGEVVTLGERDCSIQRRNQKVIEESPAPNLSDEVREAMFASAKRLAAEVGYRSAGTIEYLYDPETCEFYFLEVNTRLQVEHGVTEEVLGVDLVEWMVREAADELRDIQSLIRKPQGHSIQARIYAEDCLQQFRPSAGQLDRAVFSSRSRNETWVRDGLTVTTLYDPMLAKIIVHGADREDAIGKLIDALSETRMYGLTTNLQYLQALLQEKDCVDGNVYTQLLHTFEPTERALEVVDGGIQTTVQDFPGRIGHWDVGVPPCGPMDPFSFRIGNKLLGNADDAAGLEMTLCGGAYKFRSDMWFCVTGADMQAELDGSAIATYKPVFAARGQILSFGEAKAGMRAYLLISGGLDMPRILGSSATFTLGGFGGHGGRALRPGDVLGVNRGGSPVQEEVELAVSHRPAMTREWTIGVIPGPHCTGEFLDAKYLDQLTETSWEVHFNSSRTGVRLKGPAPLWAREDGGEAGLHPSNIHDNAYAIGTLDLTGDMPILLGPDGPSLGGFVCPVTTASAEFWKLGQLHPGDAIRFHLLTLSEAEALRDRQERNLQAIGEGDLACLEQVELPAVHVEITPEYPRLFHEADNRRFPITIRCCGDQNLLVEYGELELDLLLRFQVQALLQAIVASGSIPVLDLTPGIRSLQIHIDPSRITVSEACERIVAIDAALPPLEEFRVPSRIVRLPLSWDDPATQLAIERYQQGVRPDAPWCPSNLEFIQRINGLETINDVKKIVFDANYLVLGLGDVYLGAPVATPVDPRHRLVTTKYNPARTWTPENAVGIGGAYMCVYGMEGPGGYQFVGRTIQMWNRLRSTESFKAGKPWLLRFFDQIQFYEVSAEELLQLREDFPRGRYEADIQETTFDLGEYLQFLSEIEGDAATFRTQQQKAFKEERESWKAKGLAEYVSEQEVVNESPEDELPAGTIAVRGIMPGSVWKVLVSPGEQVKKGDQLAILESMKMEFPQHAPCDGIVSMIQVKPGDQVHAGQLILGIAQTA